A genomic region of Lytechinus pictus isolate F3 Inbred chromosome 2, Lp3.0, whole genome shotgun sequence contains the following coding sequences:
- the LOC129274575 gene encoding UDP-glucuronosyltransferase 2A2-like, which translates to MLSKKLDRHLIFAMGLLVALISNVESANVLLSGAFGDGSHYFTMAAIGKTLVNRGHNVTFLISDEYSNRATDPEHATIFNFQMFHLPGLKKRMDHIFDQTAEMAFAEDWTIKRMSELRDTFISVNRDACESILNDQRLMDDLAQFDAIVVDVIWMCGLYAKSFLERHRGIENIRTTVLAPMTPLPYIFQEAGSPFITSYQPAPLTSLTSDMTFLQRFRNTMTYIFFAVWGNNWAVTGFASDFVEKYDLDPRLESSISNHVDLYLINIYFSVEFSFALMPNVIPVGGLTTRPANALNKELESFMQSSGEQGVILFSLGTYVGSLTKTRPDIIRMFINAFSRLQHKVLIQLKELPAYNMPDNIKVMEWLPLNDLLGHPKTRAILYHGGNNGFLEALYHGKPIIVMPLQADQHDVAARVIANGLGNRIDKDRLTEDYIYQQVSEVLVNPNYSANAKRLSAIFRHRLTTPASTAAFWIEHVIQHGSAHIRPPTQNLNFIQLYLLDIAVFVVFLLLIIFFVVKRVLRWCCCLNKLRKSKRE; encoded by the coding sequence ATGTTGTCTAAGAAGCTAGACCGACATCTCATATTTGCTATGGGATTGCTCGTAGCTCTGATAAGCAATGTGGAATCGGCAAATGTTCTTCTCTCCGGTGCCTTCGGGGATGGCAGCCATTATTTTACGATGGCTGCTATCGGTAAGACACTGGTGAACAGAGGTCATAATGTGACTTTCCTCATTTCAGACGAGTACTCCAACCGCGCAACTGACCCCGAACACGCTACGATCTTCAACTTTCAAATGTTTCATCTTCCCGGTTTGAAGAAAAGAATGGATCACATCTTTGACCAAACAGCGGAAATGGCATTCGCAGAAGACTGGACGATAAAACGTATGTCGGAGTTGAGGGATACGTTCATTTCTGTGAATAGGGATGCCTGTGAATCGATTCTAAACGATCAACGATTGATGGACGATTTGGCACAATTCGATGCTATCGTCGTCGATGTGATATGGATGTGTGGTTTGTATGCCAAGTCCTTTCTTGAAAGACATAGAGGTATCGAGAACATTCGTACCACTGTACTAGCACCCATGACGCCCCTTCCCTACATTTTCCAAGAAGCAGGTTCACCGTTTATAACCTCTTACCAACCAGCTCCTCTGACGTCACTCACATCAGatatgacatttttacagagatTCCGAAATACCATGACCTACATATTTTTCGCGGTTTGGGGGAATAACTGGGCGGTCACTGGATTTGCATCTGACTTTGTGGAGAAGTATGATCTAGATCCTCGGTTGGAATCCAGTATTAGTAATCATGTTGATCTTTAtctcataaatatatatttctcagTAGAATTTTCTTTTGCATTGATGCCGAATGTTATCCCAGTGGGTGGACTCACAACAAGACCAGCCAATGCCCTTAATAAAGAGTTAGAAAGCTTCATGCAATCGTCCGGCGAGCAAGGAGTTATCCTGTTTTCCCTCGGGACGTATGTCGGCTCATTAACAAAGACTCGACCTGATATTATTCGAATGTTTATCAACGCTTTCAGTAGACTCCAACATAAAGTTCTCATTCAGTTAAAAGAGCTTCCTGCCTACAATATGCCTGATAACATCAAAGTGATGGAATGGTTGCCTCTAAATGATTTGCTCGGGCATCCCAAGACTCGTGCAATTCTGTACCATGGAGGCAACAACGGGTTCCTTGAGGCGTTATACCACGGTAAACCCATAATCGTCATGCCTCTGCAAGCCGATCAGCATGACGTTGCAGCCAGAGTGATTGCCAATGGACTTGGTAACAGAATTGATAAAGACCGACTAACCGAGGATTACATCTACCAACAAGTCTCCGAAGTCCTTGTGAATCCCAACTATTCGGCCAACGCAAAACGTCTTTCTGCCATATTTCGTCATCGTCTGACGACACCAGCGAGCACGGCAGCATTCTGGATTGAACACGTGATCCAACATGGCAGTGCTCACATTCGTCCACCTACTCAAAACTTGAATTTTATCCAGTTATACCTCCTTGATATCGCGGTATTCGTTGTATTTCTTCTTTTGATCATATTCTTTGTAGTAAAAAGGGTCTTGAGATGGTGTTGCTGTCTGAACAAATTACGGAAGAGTAAACGCGAGTGA
- the LOC129254667 gene encoding C-signal-like isoform X2, with amino-acid sequence MSLPLHRFSRNPLSILYTDVQNESTYGPAVEAVSSLVGENGLNVLINNAGVYSRDGYETVTREYLTSIFEINIIGPIRITQAFLPLLKRGARNSKIERFSIERAAVINMASKMGSISLNTSGGAAGSRESKAALNMFTRGLSIELKTDKILVVSQCPGWVSTLAGGPDAPKTPEISVSEMLQIFALYSEEHTGCYLDNQIPLTFSQY; translated from the exons ATGTCTTTACCACTTCATCGATTTTCACGAAACCCGTTATCCATCTTATATACAGATGTGCAAAATGAATCAACTTATGGTCCTGCAGTTGAGGCAGTATCTAGTCTAGTAGGAGAGAATGGACTCAATGTTCTTATCAACAATGCTGGTGTGTATTCCAGGGACGGCTATGAGACAGTCACTAGGGAATATCTCACCAGTATATTCGAGATCAACATCATCGGTCCTATACGTATCACACAG GCTTTCCTACCACTTCTGAAGAGAGGAGCACGGAATAGCAAAATAGAACGATTCAGCATAGAGAGAGCAGCGGTTATCAACATGGCCTCTAAGATGGGTAGCATAAGTTTAAACACTAGCGGTGGAGCTGCAGGTTCCAGAGAAAGTAAG GCCGCCCTCAACATGTTCACACGAGGTCTGAGTATAGAACTGAAGACAGACAAGATCCTTGTGGTATCACAGTGCCCAGGCTGGGTATCAACTCTCGCAGGCGGACCGGATGCTCCCAAAACACCGGAGATTTCTGTATCTGAGATGCTTCAAATATTTGCACTATATTCCGAAGAACATACAGGCTGCTATTTAGACAATCAAATCCCTCTCACATTCAGCCAGTATTAG
- the LOC129254667 gene encoding C-signal-like isoform X1, whose translation MRTILVTGANRGIGLAFVRLLARYEPTPAFVFATCRSPDTAKELQDLAATHTHVRILKIDVQNESTYGPAVEAVSSLVGENGLNVLINNAGVYSRDGYETVTREYLTSIFEINIIGPIRITQAFLPLLKRGARNSKIERFSIERAAVINMASKMGSISLNTSGGAAGSRESKAALNMFTRGLSIELKTDKILVVSQCPGWVSTLAGGPDAPKTPEISVSEMLQIFALYSEEHTGCYLDNQIPLTFSQY comes from the exons ATGAGGACAATTCTTGTTACAGGAGCTAACAGAGGCATAGGGTTGGCGTTCGTACGGCTGCTGGCCCGGTACGAGCCTACCCCCGCGTTCGTCTTCGCTACGTGCAGGTCGCCTGACACAGCAAAG gaACTGCAAGATCTTGCTGCAACTCACACACATGTCAGAATTTTAAAAATAG ATGTGCAAAATGAATCAACTTATGGTCCTGCAGTTGAGGCAGTATCTAGTCTAGTAGGAGAGAATGGACTCAATGTTCTTATCAACAATGCTGGTGTGTATTCCAGGGACGGCTATGAGACAGTCACTAGGGAATATCTCACCAGTATATTCGAGATCAACATCATCGGTCCTATACGTATCACACAG GCTTTCCTACCACTTCTGAAGAGAGGAGCACGGAATAGCAAAATAGAACGATTCAGCATAGAGAGAGCAGCGGTTATCAACATGGCCTCTAAGATGGGTAGCATAAGTTTAAACACTAGCGGTGGAGCTGCAGGTTCCAGAGAAAGTAAG GCCGCCCTCAACATGTTCACACGAGGTCTGAGTATAGAACTGAAGACAGACAAGATCCTTGTGGTATCACAGTGCCCAGGCTGGGTATCAACTCTCGCAGGCGGACCGGATGCTCCCAAAACACCGGAGATTTCTGTATCTGAGATGCTTCAAATATTTGCACTATATTCCGAAGAACATACAGGCTGCTATTTAGACAATCAAATCCCTCTCACATTCAGCCAGTATTAG